In Hypomesus transpacificus isolate Combined female chromosome 25, fHypTra1, whole genome shotgun sequence, one DNA window encodes the following:
- the ostc gene encoding oligosaccharyltransferase complex subunit ostc, producing METLYGLPFAVLECPNIKLKKPSWFHMPSAMTVYAIVIVSYFLITGGIIYDVIVEPPSVGSMTDEHGHQRPVAFLAYRVNGQYIMEGLASSFLFTMGGLGFIILDRSNAPNIPKLNRFLLLFIGFVSVLLSFFMARVFMRMKLPGYLMG from the exons ATGGAGACATTATACGGTCTACCGTTTGCGGTTTTAGAATGCCCAAACATCAAACTAAAAAAGCCCTCGTGGTTCCACATGCCATCAGCAATGACGGTTTATGCCATCGTTATTGTGTCCTATTTTCTCATCACTGGAG GAATAATCTACGATGTGATCGTGGAACCACCCAGTGTCGGCTCAATGACCGATGAACATGGGCACCAGCGGCCAGTTGCCTTTTTAGCATACAG AGTGAACGGCCAGTATATCATGGAGGGATTGGCCTCCAGCTTTCTCTTTACAATGGGGGGTCTTGGCTTCATCATACTAGACCGCTCCAATGCTCCCAACATCCCCAAACTCAACCGCTTCCTGCTGTTGTTCATCGGATTTGTCAGCGTGCTCCTGAGCTTCTTCATGGCCAGAGTCTTCATGAGGATGAAGCTACC TGGATATCTGATGGGTTGA
- the rpl34 gene encoding 60S ribosomal protein L34, which translates to MVQRLTYRRRLSYNTASNKTRLSRTPGNRIVYLYTKKVGKAPKSACGICPGRLRGIRAVRPQVLMRLSKTKKHVSRAYGGSMCAKCVRDRIKRAFLIEEQKIVVKVLKAQAQSQKSK; encoded by the exons ATGGTTCAACGCCTGACTTACCGTCGTAGGTTATCCTACAACACCGCCTCCAACAAGACCAGACT GTCCCGGACTCCCGGTAACCGCATCGTTTACTTGTACACCAAGAAAGTGGGCAAGGCTCCCAAGTCGGCATGCGGCATCTGCCCAGGAAGACTACGCGGA ATCCGTGCAGTCAGACCCCAGGTCCTGATGAGGCTCTCCAAGACTAAGAAGCACGTCAGCAGAGCCTATGGAGGATCTATGTGCGCGAAGTGTGTGCGCGACAG GATCAAGCGTGCCTTCCTGATTGAGGAGCAGAAGATCGTTGTCAAGGTGCTGAAGGCTCAGGCACAGAGCCAGAAATCTAAGTAA